In a single window of the Pelagibacterium sp. 26DY04 genome:
- a CDS encoding VOC family protein, whose product MPTTKRIIFNVLARDVEETASFYEQLCGLKRIYTSDWYITLTPNGLLDALQYELGVIDQVHENVPRSARGHMEGSYVTVVVDDVYAAHERAKEMGVDIVEEPMPTNYGQTRMVVRDPNSLVVDISSPTEQYGNRS is encoded by the coding sequence ATGCCCACGACCAAACGGATCATCTTCAATGTTCTGGCCCGCGATGTGGAGGAGACCGCCAGCTTTTACGAGCAGCTCTGCGGTCTCAAGCGCATCTACACCAGCGATTGGTATATCACGTTGACCCCGAACGGCTTGCTGGATGCCTTGCAGTACGAGCTGGGCGTCATCGACCAGGTGCATGAGAACGTGCCGCGCTCGGCGCGAGGGCACATGGAGGGCAGCTACGTCACCGTCGTGGTCGACGACGTCTATGCGGCGCACGAGCGCGCCAAGGAAATGGGAGTCGATATCGTCGAGGAGCCGATGCCGACCAATTATGGCCAGACGCGGATGGTGGTGCGCGATCCCAATAGCCTTGTGGTCGATATTTCCTCGCCGACCGAGCAATACGGGAACAGGTCGTAG
- a CDS encoding YqhA family protein, whose amino-acid sequence MSGTENRPADAAQPFSTALGTGVRLVMLVPVVAIQLAAVALIVYGAIETWHFVDALFFNTEHAPSHDGILLLAIEIVDLFLLATVVQVVSLGLYQLYFHQDLKLPPWLKITTLDDLKSKLVGVVITVMSVYFLGRALTWTVGADIAYLGVAVALVIVALTYFLSKIDTH is encoded by the coding sequence ATGAGCGGGACCGAGAACCGACCGGCGGACGCGGCGCAGCCATTTTCCACGGCGTTGGGCACCGGCGTACGGCTGGTGATGCTGGTTCCCGTCGTCGCGATCCAGCTCGCCGCCGTGGCGCTGATCGTCTATGGGGCGATCGAGACTTGGCACTTCGTCGATGCGTTGTTCTTCAACACCGAGCACGCGCCGAGCCATGACGGCATTTTGCTGCTCGCCATCGAGATCGTGGACCTGTTCTTGCTGGCGACCGTGGTTCAGGTGGTTTCGCTCGGGCTTTACCAGCTTTACTTCCACCAGGATCTCAAGTTGCCGCCCTGGCTCAAGATCACGACGCTGGATGATTTGAAGTCCAAATTGGTGGGTGTGGTGATTACGGTGATGTCGGTCTATTTTCTGGGTCGGGCGCTGACCTGGACGGTCGGCGCCGACATTGCCTATCTGGGCGTTGCTGTGGCTCTGGTGATCGTGGCGCTGACCTACTTCCTGAGCAAGATCGACACCCATTAG
- the gatB gene encoding Asp-tRNA(Asn)/Glu-tRNA(Gln) amidotransferase subunit GatB, whose translation MSIVDTRTPNPKYFISGATGDWEMVIGMEVHAQVTSESKLFSGSSTEFGNPPNANVSFVDAAMPGMLPVINEECVRQAVRTGLGLKAKINKRSVFDRKNYFYPDLPQGYQISQFKDPIVGEGKVLLDMGEDGEVEIGIERLHLEQDAGKSIHDQHPNMSFVDLNRSGVALMEIVSKPDLRSSEEAKAYLSKLRTILRYLGTCDGNMEQGSMRADINVSVRRPGGEFGTRCEIKNVNSVRFAGQAIEYEARRQIDILEDGGTIDQETRLYDPKTGQTRSMRSKEEAHDYRYFPDPDLLPLEFDDAFIEMLAQNLPELPDEKSHRFIESFGISHYDASVLVSDRDSADFFEKVAEGRDGKLAANWVINELFGRLNKEGVAVVDSPVSAEQLGGVIDLISKGEISGKIAKDLFEIVWSEGGDPAQIVEQRGMKQVSDTGAIEKIVDEIIAGNPGQVEAVKSKPGLLGWFVGQVMKQTGGKANPQAVNEILKAKLGLE comes from the coding sequence ATGAGCATCGTCGACACACGCACGCCCAACCCCAAATATTTCATCTCCGGCGCCACGGGCGACTGGGAAATGGTGATCGGGATGGAGGTGCATGCTCAGGTGACCTCCGAATCCAAGCTTTTCTCGGGTTCGTCCACCGAGTTCGGCAATCCGCCCAATGCCAATGTGAGCTTCGTCGATGCCGCCATGCCCGGCATGCTGCCGGTGATCAATGAGGAATGCGTGCGTCAGGCGGTTCGCACCGGGCTGGGACTCAAGGCAAAGATCAACAAGCGCTCGGTGTTCGACCGCAAGAACTATTTCTATCCCGACCTGCCGCAAGGCTATCAGATCTCCCAGTTCAAGGACCCCATCGTGGGCGAGGGCAAGGTGCTGCTCGACATGGGCGAGGACGGGGAGGTCGAGATCGGGATCGAGCGGCTGCACCTCGAGCAGGACGCGGGCAAGTCGATCCACGACCAGCACCCGAACATGAGCTTTGTCGACCTCAACCGCTCGGGCGTGGCGCTGATGGAGATCGTTTCCAAGCCCGATCTCCGGTCTTCGGAAGAAGCCAAGGCGTATTTGTCCAAGCTGCGGACGATCCTGCGCTATCTGGGTACGTGCGACGGCAATATGGAGCAGGGCTCCATGCGGGCCGACATCAACGTTTCCGTGCGCCGGCCGGGCGGGGAGTTCGGCACGCGCTGCGAAATCAAGAACGTCAACTCGGTGCGGTTCGCCGGCCAGGCGATCGAATACGAAGCGCGGCGGCAGATCGACATTCTGGAGGATGGCGGGACCATCGACCAGGAGACGCGGCTTTACGACCCCAAGACGGGTCAGACCCGTTCGATGCGCTCCAAGGAAGAGGCGCATGATTACCGCTACTTCCCCGATCCGGACCTGCTGCCGCTCGAATTCGACGATGCCTTCATCGAGATGCTGGCGCAGAATCTGCCCGAACTGCCGGACGAAAAAAGCCATCGCTTCATCGAGAGCTTCGGGATTTCGCACTACGACGCTTCGGTGCTGGTTTCCGATCGCGACTCGGCGGATTTCTTCGAGAAGGTCGCGGAGGGGCGTGACGGCAAGCTTGCGGCCAACTGGGTGATCAACGAGCTGTTCGGGCGCCTCAACAAGGAGGGCGTCGCCGTTGTCGACAGCCCGGTGAGCGCCGAGCAACTGGGCGGGGTCATCGATCTTATCTCCAAGGGAGAGATTTCGGGCAAGATCGCCAAGGATCTGTTCGAGATCGTCTGGTCCGAGGGCGGTGATCCGGCGCAGATCGTCGAACAGCGCGGCATGAAGCAGGTGTCCGATACCGGAGCGATCGAAAAGATCGTCGACGAGATCATCGCGGGCAATCCCGGGCAGGTGGAAGCGGTCAAATCCAAGCCGGGGCTGCTGGGCTGGTTCGTGGGGCAGGTAATGAAGCAGACAGGCGGCAAGGCCAACCCGCAGGCTGTCAACGAAATCCTCAAAGCCAAACTCGGGCTGGAGTAG
- a CDS encoding GNAT family N-acetyltransferase: MLDDLTLRRASIAEADKLGRLAFASWDSSMRHIINPESDDALAAERAALELSFQLFCINASPAITVAEKDGALLGWGAREPMSAYISDLWVAPGHQRQGVGRTLLHAVEQDIFRAGYDVSVLETHAENGGAIRFYAREGYGIIWRGVKFSRMLGQRIEKVRMEKQLVVTAH; the protein is encoded by the coding sequence TCCATCGCCGAAGCCGACAAACTCGGCAGGCTGGCCTTCGCGTCCTGGGATTCGAGCATGCGCCACATCATCAATCCAGAAAGCGATGATGCGCTGGCAGCCGAGCGCGCCGCGCTCGAACTTTCCTTCCAGCTCTTTTGCATCAATGCCAGCCCGGCGATCACCGTGGCCGAAAAGGACGGTGCGCTTCTGGGCTGGGGCGCGCGCGAGCCGATGAGCGCCTATATCTCCGACCTTTGGGTGGCGCCGGGGCATCAGCGCCAGGGTGTGGGACGTACGCTGCTGCACGCTGTCGAGCAGGATATATTCCGGGCTGGATACGATGTTAGCGTGCTCGAAACCCATGCCGAAAACGGCGGCGCGATCCGCTTCTATGCCCGCGAGGGCTATGGCATCATATGGCGCGGGGTGAAATTCTCGCGCATGCTGGGCCAGCGCATCGAAAAAGTGCGCATGGAAAAGCAATTGGTGGTCACCGCCCACTAG